One genomic region from Yersinia canariae encodes:
- the meaB gene encoding methylmalonyl Co-A mutase-associated GTPase MeaB: MINTGNLDDYIRRLRLGERAALAQAMTLAESSLPQHQELSARLLDSIMPYTGHAKRLGVTGTPGAGKSTFLEALGEELLSQGHKVAVIAVDPSSPVSGGSILGDKTRMLNLSRAEHAFVRPVPSRGHLGGISQSTRELILLCEAAGYDIVIVETVGVGQSETEVAAMVDCFLSLQIAGAGDDLQGIKKGIMEMADFIVINKDDGENHINVDIARHMYHSALNIIRRKYPTWQPRVLTCSALEKRGIREVWQAIQTFWPVMAQSGQLARLRQQQNMGWVRHQIEANALIALFSHPEVREHYQQIENLLQQNQISPRAGISAVTDFITQQIIN; this comes from the coding sequence ATGATTAATACCGGCAATCTTGACGATTATATCCGCCGTTTACGTCTCGGAGAGCGGGCTGCACTGGCGCAAGCGATGACACTGGCGGAAAGCAGCCTGCCCCAACACCAAGAGTTAAGCGCCCGGTTATTGGACAGCATTATGCCCTATACCGGGCACGCTAAGCGGCTGGGAGTCACGGGCACCCCCGGCGCGGGGAAAAGCACATTTCTCGAAGCACTCGGAGAGGAATTGTTGTCGCAAGGCCACAAGGTGGCGGTCATTGCTGTCGATCCCAGTAGCCCGGTCAGCGGCGGCAGCATTTTAGGCGATAAAACCCGCATGTTGAATTTGTCTCGCGCTGAGCATGCTTTTGTCCGGCCAGTCCCCTCAAGAGGGCATCTTGGCGGAATAAGCCAGAGCACACGCGAGCTGATTTTACTTTGTGAAGCAGCAGGTTACGACATCGTTATTGTGGAAACTGTGGGGGTGGGTCAATCGGAGACAGAAGTAGCGGCCATGGTGGACTGCTTTCTCTCACTACAGATTGCCGGCGCTGGTGATGACCTGCAAGGTATCAAGAAAGGCATTATGGAAATGGCTGATTTTATCGTCATCAATAAAGATGATGGCGAGAATCATATCAATGTCGATATTGCCCGCCACATGTACCACAGCGCGCTGAATATCATCCGCCGGAAATATCCAACATGGCAACCCCGCGTACTCACCTGTAGCGCCCTGGAAAAACGCGGAATTCGCGAAGTCTGGCAAGCAATACAAACCTTTTGGCCGGTGATGGCCCAGAGCGGGCAATTGGCCCGCTTACGCCAGCAGCAAAACATGGGCTGGGTTCGTCATCAAATCGAGGCTAATGCACTAATAGCGCTGTTTTCTCACCCCGAGGTTCGCGAGCACTATCAGCAAATAGAAAATCTGCTACAGCAAAACCAAATCTCGCCACGGGCCGGAATCAGCGCCGTCACCGATTTTATTACGCAACAGATTATCAATTAA
- the scpA gene encoding methylmalonyl-CoA mutase — MVDIREWENLANKELNRRGKKVEDLVSQTPEGIAIKALYTASDLDGLEVTGSLPGMAPYVRGPRATMYAAQPWTIRQYAGFSTAKESNAFYRRNLAAGQKGLSVAFDLATHRGYDSDNPRVSGDVGKAGVAIDSVEDMKVLFDQIPLDKMSVSMTMNGAVLPIMAFYIVAAEEQGIAPALLTGTIQNDILKEYLCRNTYIYPPKPSMRIISDIIAWSSQNMPRFNTISISGYHMGEAGANCVQQVAFTIADGIEYIKAALKAGLNIDDFAPRLSFFFGIGMDLFMNIAMLRAARYLWSEAVSQFGATDPKSLALRTHCQTSGWSLTEQDPYNNIIRTTIEALGATLGGTQSLHTNAFDEALGLPTDFSARIARNTQIIIQEESEICRTIDPLAGSYFVESLTDQMVKQARKIIQQIDDVGGMAKAIEVGLPKRMIEEASAGEQSLIDQGKRVIVGVNKYKLEKEAETQVLEIDNVKVRNEQIAQLKDIRARRDNAAVQQALAQLRHAAGHNENLLEAAVQAARLRATLGEISDAMETEFDRYLVPSECVTGVIAHSYHQNENDAQEFDQILAQTQNFLAENGRHPRILIAKMGQDGHDRGAKVIASAYSDLGFDVDLSPMFSTPDEIARLAVENDVHVIGASSLAAGHKTLIPELVEALRQYKRQDICVVAGGVIPPQDYAFLREHGVAAIYGPGTPMLTSVRDVLKLISAHHD, encoded by the coding sequence ATGGTCGATATCCGCGAGTGGGAAAACCTTGCTAATAAAGAACTCAACCGGCGAGGAAAAAAAGTTGAAGACTTGGTCAGCCAAACACCGGAAGGTATCGCGATAAAAGCGCTGTATACCGCCAGTGATCTTGACGGATTGGAAGTGACAGGGTCACTCCCCGGAATGGCACCTTATGTCAGAGGCCCGAGAGCCACAATGTATGCTGCTCAGCCCTGGACTATTCGCCAATATGCAGGTTTTTCAACCGCTAAAGAGTCAAATGCCTTTTATCGCAGAAATCTGGCGGCGGGGCAAAAAGGCCTTTCTGTCGCATTTGATCTCGCCACCCACAGAGGTTATGACTCAGACAATCCACGGGTTTCGGGCGATGTAGGAAAAGCTGGCGTGGCAATTGACAGCGTCGAGGACATGAAAGTCCTGTTTGACCAGATCCCATTAGATAAAATGTCTGTCTCAATGACAATGAATGGCGCAGTACTGCCCATTATGGCGTTTTATATTGTCGCCGCTGAAGAACAAGGTATTGCCCCGGCATTGCTGACCGGCACAATACAAAACGATATTCTGAAAGAATATCTGTGCCGCAATACCTACATTTATCCCCCCAAACCCTCCATGCGCATTATTTCAGACATCATCGCGTGGAGTTCCCAAAATATGCCCCGCTTTAACACTATCAGTATCAGCGGTTATCACATGGGGGAAGCCGGTGCCAACTGTGTACAACAAGTGGCCTTTACTATCGCGGATGGCATTGAGTACATCAAAGCGGCGCTGAAAGCCGGTTTAAATATTGACGATTTTGCGCCTCGCCTCTCATTCTTCTTCGGCATTGGCATGGACTTGTTTATGAATATTGCCATGCTGCGCGCGGCGCGCTATCTGTGGAGTGAAGCGGTAAGCCAGTTTGGTGCCACCGATCCTAAATCTTTGGCACTGCGCACACACTGCCAGACTTCGGGTTGGAGTCTGACCGAACAAGATCCCTACAACAATATCATTCGCACCACCATCGAAGCTCTCGGCGCGACACTTGGCGGCACTCAATCTCTGCATACCAACGCCTTTGATGAAGCACTCGGCCTCCCGACCGATTTTTCTGCACGTATTGCGCGTAATACGCAAATCATCATTCAGGAAGAATCAGAAATTTGCCGCACCATTGACCCACTGGCCGGTTCGTATTTTGTCGAATCACTGACGGACCAAATGGTCAAACAAGCCCGAAAAATCATCCAGCAAATTGATGATGTTGGCGGGATGGCAAAAGCAATTGAAGTCGGGCTGCCCAAACGCATGATTGAAGAAGCCTCTGCCGGCGAGCAATCACTCATTGACCAAGGCAAGCGTGTCATTGTCGGCGTGAATAAATACAAGCTTGAGAAAGAAGCTGAAACTCAAGTTCTGGAGATTGATAACGTTAAAGTGCGCAATGAACAAATTGCGCAGTTGAAAGATATCCGCGCCCGTCGTGACAATGCCGCCGTACAACAAGCATTGGCACAATTGCGCCATGCGGCTGGACATAATGAAAACTTATTAGAAGCAGCCGTTCAAGCCGCGCGATTACGGGCGACATTGGGTGAAATTTCAGATGCCATGGAGACCGAGTTTGACCGCTATCTGGTGCCAAGTGAGTGTGTGACTGGCGTGATAGCCCACAGTTATCACCAAAACGAAAATGATGCGCAGGAGTTTGATCAAATTCTCGCCCAAACGCAAAATTTCCTGGCAGAAAATGGGCGACATCCCAGGATCCTGATTGCCAAAATGGGTCAGGACGGCCACGACCGAGGGGCGAAGGTGATTGCCAGTGCCTATTCTGATCTTGGCTTTGACGTAGACCTTAGCCCGATGTTCTCCACGCCCGATGAAATCGCCCGACTGGCGGTTGAAAATGATGTCCATGTTATCGGTGCCTCGTCACTGGCGGCTGGCCACAAAACGTTAATTCCTGAATTGGTCGAAGCATTACGCCAATACAAACGTCAGGATATTTGTGTCGTGGCCGGCGGTGTTATCCCCCCACAAGACTATGCCTTCTTACGCGAACACGGTGTTGCCGCCATTTATGGGCCGGGCACCCCGATGTTAACCAGTGTGCGAGATGTCTTAAAACTCATTAGTGCTCACCATGATTAA
- a CDS encoding fructosamine kinase family protein translates to MWQAVNRLLSEYFGPAEIRERTELPGGDIHDAWRLSYGDTEVFVKCDTREMLPIFTAEADQLSLLARSKTVRVPEVYGVGSDREYSFLLLEYMPLKPLDAHNAYCLGQQLAHLHQWSEQLQFGLDFDNDLSTTPQPNSWQRRWAQFFAEQRIGWQLQLAAEKGMSFGDIDHITHLVQERLQSHQPQPSLLHGDLWPANCASSAQGPVIFDPACYWGDRECDLSMLPLYPELPAQIYDGYQSIWPLPAGFIERQPIYQLYYLLNRSNLFGGQHWINAQKAVEQLLRPDRL, encoded by the coding sequence ATGTGGCAAGCAGTGAATCGTCTGTTAAGTGAGTATTTTGGTCCCGCTGAAATTCGAGAACGAACCGAACTGCCCGGCGGAGATATTCATGATGCCTGGCGTCTCAGTTATGGTGACACAGAGGTTTTCGTTAAATGTGACACCCGCGAGATGCTGCCCATATTTACCGCAGAGGCCGACCAACTCTCTCTATTGGCCCGCAGCAAAACGGTCCGGGTACCTGAAGTTTATGGTGTCGGCAGTGACCGTGAATACAGTTTCCTGCTACTTGAATATATGCCACTAAAACCCCTGGATGCCCATAATGCCTATTGTCTGGGGCAACAACTGGCACATCTGCATCAATGGAGTGAACAGCTGCAATTTGGGCTGGATTTTGATAATGATTTGTCTACCACGCCACAACCCAACAGTTGGCAACGCCGCTGGGCGCAATTTTTTGCTGAACAACGCATCGGTTGGCAATTACAATTGGCTGCCGAAAAAGGTATGTCATTTGGCGATATAGACCATATTACTCATCTGGTTCAAGAGCGCTTGCAGAGCCACCAGCCGCAACCTTCTCTGCTGCATGGCGATTTATGGCCAGCGAACTGTGCTTCCAGCGCCCAAGGCCCCGTTATTTTTGATCCCGCCTGCTATTGGGGTGATCGCGAGTGTGACCTTTCCATGTTGCCACTCTACCCAGAACTCCCAGCGCAGATTTATGATGGTTATCAGAGTATCTGGCCACTCCCTGCTGGCTTTATTGAACGCCAACCTATATACCAACTTTATTACTTATTGAATCGCAGCAATCTGTTCGGCGGACAGCATTGGATTAATGCGCAGAAAGCCGTTGAGCAACTACTGCGCCCCGACAGATTGTAG
- the yfeD gene encoding iron/manganese ABC transporter permease subunit YfeD, with product MNTLFSLVSEPFAYPFMQRAIIAAIITGVVCAVLSCYLVLKGWSLMGDAISHAVLPGIVLAFWLGIPLVIGAFVSGIFCAVATGYLKENSRVKEDTVMGIVFSGMFAFGLVLFSRMDTDQHLSHILFGNMLGISLAELKQTLWIAGFTLLVVLLKRKDFMLYCFDPNHARVIGLPVKFLHYGLLCLLALTIVASLQAVGVILVIAMLIAPGIIAFMVCRSFDQMLVIATLVSVVACVLGTLISFHIDGATGPCIVIIQALFFVVALIYSRIKPAKNHPIAVKIKDESTENSPKGNLL from the coding sequence ATGAATACCTTGTTCAGTCTGGTCAGCGAACCTTTCGCCTATCCTTTTATGCAGCGGGCGATAATTGCCGCCATCATTACCGGTGTGGTGTGCGCGGTCTTATCTTGCTACCTGGTATTAAAAGGTTGGTCATTGATGGGGGATGCTATCTCTCACGCCGTGTTACCGGGCATTGTATTGGCCTTTTGGCTCGGAATACCCTTGGTCATTGGGGCATTTGTCTCGGGGATATTTTGCGCTGTTGCCACTGGCTATTTAAAAGAAAACAGCCGGGTTAAAGAAGATACTGTCATGGGGATTGTCTTCTCCGGCATGTTCGCTTTCGGTCTGGTGCTGTTTTCGCGCATGGATACTGACCAGCACCTCAGCCATATCTTGTTTGGCAATATGTTGGGGATCTCACTGGCCGAGCTTAAACAGACCTTATGGATAGCTGGGTTCACTCTGCTCGTGGTGCTTTTAAAGCGTAAAGATTTCATGCTCTACTGTTTTGACCCAAACCATGCCCGAGTCATTGGGCTGCCAGTCAAATTTTTGCACTATGGTTTACTGTGTTTGCTGGCATTAACCATCGTGGCCTCATTACAGGCGGTTGGGGTTATTTTAGTTATCGCCATGCTGATTGCGCCCGGCATTATCGCCTTTATGGTATGCCGCAGTTTTGATCAAATGCTGGTTATTGCCACACTGGTCTCTGTGGTTGCATGTGTATTAGGCACATTAATAAGCTTTCATATTGACGGTGCTACTGGCCCCTGCATTGTCATTATTCAGGCATTATTTTTTGTCGTTGCGCTAATTTACAGCCGCATAAAACCGGCAAAAAACCACCCAATCGCAGTGAAGATCAAAGATGAAAGCACTGAAAACAGCCCTAAAGGTAACCTGCTATAA
- the yfeC gene encoding iron/manganese ABC transporter permease subunit YfeC, whose amino-acid sequence MLEILLQPFNYNYMVKAIWVSAIVGAVCAFLSAYLMLKGWSLMGDALSHSVVPGVAGAYALGLPYAAGAFFTGMLAALAMTLVRHITRLREDAIIGFIFSTFFAVGLLIVSLNPTSVNVQSIIFGNILGIADEDVLQVEIIILVSFVILCLIWKDLLAVFFDESHALSIGLSPLRLKILFFTLLSACTVAALQTVGAILVIAMVVTPGATAYLLTDRFGRLLIIAIAIGALTSAFGAYLSFYLDGATGGVIVTLQTLVFLLAFFFAPKHGLLATRYQTRQKRRHPAAPRPEDIV is encoded by the coding sequence ATGCTGGAAATTTTACTGCAACCCTTTAACTACAACTACATGGTCAAGGCCATTTGGGTCAGCGCAATTGTCGGGGCGGTCTGTGCTTTCTTATCCGCTTATTTGATGCTGAAAGGCTGGTCGCTAATGGGCGATGCACTCTCGCACTCGGTGGTACCCGGTGTGGCCGGTGCATATGCCCTCGGCCTGCCCTATGCCGCAGGGGCATTCTTTACCGGCATGCTCGCCGCATTGGCAATGACATTAGTTCGCCATATCACCCGCCTACGTGAAGATGCCATTATTGGTTTTATCTTCTCCACATTCTTTGCTGTCGGGCTCTTAATCGTTTCGCTCAACCCCACTTCCGTCAATGTGCAGTCGATTATTTTCGGAAATATTTTGGGTATTGCTGATGAGGACGTCCTGCAAGTCGAAATCATCATTCTGGTTTCATTTGTGATTTTGTGTCTGATTTGGAAAGATTTACTGGCGGTGTTTTTTGATGAGAGCCACGCGTTGTCGATTGGCCTGTCGCCACTGCGATTAAAGATTTTATTCTTCACCCTGCTGAGCGCCTGTACTGTGGCGGCGCTACAAACTGTTGGCGCGATTTTGGTGATTGCCATGGTGGTCACACCGGGAGCCACCGCCTACTTACTCACTGACCGCTTCGGCCGCTTACTGATAATCGCGATTGCTATCGGGGCATTGACCAGTGCCTTTGGCGCCTATCTTAGTTTCTATCTTGACGGTGCAACCGGCGGGGTCATTGTCACCTTACAAACACTGGTATTCCTGTTAGCCTTTTTCTTCGCCCCTAAACACGGTTTGCTGGCGACTCGCTATCAGACGCGCCAAAAACGTCGTCACCCTGCGGCCCCACGTCCGGAGGATATTGTATGA
- the yfeB gene encoding iron/manganese ABC transporter ATP-binding protein YfeB, with protein sequence MSHAVFVRPELIVDNVTVTYNNGHTAIYDASFSLTGGTICALVGVNGSGKSTLFKSIMGQVKPSVGKVELSNKPVSHALKQNTIAYVPQTEDVDWNFPVLVEDVVMMGRYGKMNFLRIPSREDKAIVDKAIERVGLTTLRSRQIGELSGGQKKRVFLARALAQQGSVLLLDEPFTGVDVKTENAIIDLLRALRDEGHLILVSTHNLGSVPEFCDHVILINQTVLAAGPTETTFTQKNLEMTFGGVLRHINLSGNTLHDDNDPRTVTVITDDERPAVFYGHTKNDPPAQSQSKEKNP encoded by the coding sequence ATGAGTCATGCTGTTTTTGTCCGCCCGGAGCTGATAGTGGATAACGTCACTGTCACTTATAACAATGGGCATACCGCCATTTATGACGCCAGTTTCTCCCTCACTGGCGGGACTATCTGCGCCTTGGTTGGCGTCAATGGCAGCGGTAAGTCCACCCTGTTCAAAAGCATCATGGGGCAAGTGAAACCCAGTGTGGGCAAAGTCGAACTGAGCAATAAGCCGGTTAGCCACGCTTTAAAGCAAAATACTATCGCCTATGTGCCGCAAACAGAGGATGTAGACTGGAACTTCCCAGTATTGGTCGAAGATGTCGTGATGATGGGCCGATACGGCAAGATGAATTTCTTGCGTATTCCAAGCCGCGAAGACAAGGCCATTGTAGATAAGGCCATTGAACGGGTGGGATTAACCACATTGCGTTCACGTCAAATAGGCGAGCTTTCTGGGGGGCAGAAAAAACGGGTGTTTCTGGCGCGAGCACTGGCGCAGCAGGGTTCAGTATTACTGCTGGATGAGCCTTTCACTGGCGTCGATGTCAAAACGGAAAATGCCATCATTGACTTGCTGCGAGCACTGCGCGATGAAGGTCACCTGATTTTGGTTTCAACCCATAACCTCGGTAGTGTGCCGGAGTTCTGTGACCATGTGATACTGATTAATCAAACTGTACTGGCGGCTGGCCCAACAGAAACCACCTTTACCCAAAAGAACCTTGAAATGACCTTTGGTGGTGTCTTGCGCCATATCAACCTGTCGGGTAATACGCTGCACGATGATAATGACCCCCGCACCGTGACAGTCATCACCGATGATGAGCGCCCGGCGGTATTTTATGGTCATACTAAAAATGACCCACCGGCGCAAAGCCAGTCCAAGGAGAAAAACCCCTGA
- the yfeA gene encoding iron/manganese ABC transporter substrate-binding protein YfeA, translating to MFTKQKIPYLHSISGFSPHFLRAVTLFTVIAISALISTSALAENKPSDSNKKFKIVTTFTIIQDVAQNVAGDAAVVESITKPGAEIHDYQPTPRDIVKAQSADLILWNGMNLERWFERFFENIKDVPSAVVTDGIAPLPIREGPYKGIPNPHAWMSPSNALIYIENIRKALVEHDPAHAETYNRNAKTYAEKIAALDAPLRERLSRIPEEQRWLVTSEGAFSYLAKDYGFKEVYLWPINAEEQGSPQQVRRVIDTMRANKIPVVFSESTISDKPAKQVSKETGAQYGGVLYVDSLSNEKGPVPTYIDLINTTVQTIAKGFGQ from the coding sequence ATGTTTACTAAGCAAAAAATACCCTACCTGCACTCTATTAGCGGCTTTTCACCTCATTTTTTACGTGCTGTGACCTTGTTTACAGTCATCGCAATTTCAGCGCTGATCAGCACCTCAGCGTTGGCAGAAAATAAACCCAGCGACTCAAATAAAAAATTCAAAATTGTGACGACATTCACAATTATTCAGGATGTCGCGCAAAATGTCGCCGGTGATGCCGCCGTAGTCGAATCAATTACCAAACCCGGCGCTGAAATTCACGACTATCAACCGACCCCACGGGATATTGTCAAAGCGCAATCCGCCGACCTAATTTTATGGAATGGCATGAATTTAGAACGTTGGTTTGAACGTTTCTTCGAAAATATCAAAGATGTCCCTTCTGCCGTAGTGACTGACGGCATTGCCCCCCTCCCTATCCGTGAAGGGCCTTATAAGGGCATCCCTAATCCACACGCCTGGATGTCACCTTCAAATGCATTGATCTATATAGAAAATATTCGTAAAGCATTGGTGGAGCATGACCCCGCCCATGCTGAGACGTATAATCGCAATGCTAAAACCTACGCTGAGAAAATTGCCGCACTGGATGCCCCATTACGCGAGCGTTTATCCCGTATCCCTGAAGAACAGCGTTGGCTGGTCACCAGTGAAGGCGCTTTCAGTTATCTGGCAAAAGATTATGGTTTTAAAGAGGTTTATTTATGGCCCATCAATGCTGAAGAGCAAGGCTCTCCGCAGCAGGTGCGCCGCGTCATCGATACCATGCGCGCAAATAAAATCCCGGTAGTATTCAGCGAAAGCACTATTTCTGATAAACCCGCCAAGCAAGTCAGCAAAGAAACCGGTGCGCAATACGGAGGGGTGTTATATGTTGATTCTCTATCGAATGAGAAAGGACCTGTTCCTACGTATATCGATTTGATTAACACCACAGTGCAAACTATCGCGAAAGGATTTGGCCAATGA
- a CDS encoding transglycosylase SLT domain-containing protein, translated as MNPKVGCLMAILLLAGCAKQTPPPQANNGWLKKAPEGGFLNAPKSSAGSSTVAYSDVIKQAASHYGVDETLIKAIIQVESGYNPDVVSTSNAVGLMQIKASTAGRDAYRMKGRNGQPSSGELKDPVKNIDIGTAYINILQNQQLAGISDPQTLRYATIVSYANGAGAMLRTFSSDKRLAVNKINSLSPNEFYQHIQKKHPAAQAPRYLWKVDTAYRAMSE; from the coding sequence GTGAATCCAAAAGTCGGTTGCCTAATGGCAATTTTATTGCTGGCGGGGTGTGCTAAACAAACCCCTCCACCGCAAGCAAATAACGGGTGGCTGAAGAAAGCCCCTGAAGGTGGTTTCCTTAACGCACCGAAAAGCAGCGCAGGTTCAAGTACAGTTGCGTATAGCGATGTAATTAAACAAGCAGCCAGCCATTATGGTGTTGATGAAACTTTGATTAAAGCTATTATCCAAGTGGAGTCTGGTTACAATCCTGATGTGGTGAGTACTTCAAATGCGGTAGGGTTGATGCAAATTAAAGCCTCTACCGCCGGTCGCGATGCGTATCGGATGAAAGGGCGCAATGGTCAACCAAGTTCTGGCGAATTAAAAGATCCGGTGAAGAATATTGATATTGGGACGGCTTATATCAATATTTTGCAAAACCAGCAGTTAGCGGGAATCAGTGATCCGCAAACATTGCGTTATGCCACTATCGTTTCTTATGCTAATGGGGCAGGTGCCATGCTGCGGACTTTCTCATCGGATAAACGTCTGGCAGTGAATAAAATTAATAGTCTTAGCCCGAACGAATTTTATCAGCATATACAAAAGAAACATCCGGCCGCACAAGCGCCACGTTATTTGTGGAAAGTAGATACCGCTTATCGGGCGATGTCAGAGTAA
- a CDS encoding MarC family NAAT transporter has protein sequence MQSILELFKAIGLGLVLLLPLANPLTTVALLLGLSGNMTSEERNQQSKMASIYVFFIMTVAYYAGQVVMSTFGISIPGLRIAGGLIVAFIGFRMLFPQQSTEDTQLEAKSQDLKKRKSINIAFVPLAMPSTAGPGTIAMIISSAASVKGHAMFSPWVVTVAPVLIFLSVSLILWGSLLSSGAIMRWVGKSGIEAISRLMGFLLVCMGVQFIINGVLDIIANYQPAIA, from the coding sequence ATGCAGAGTATTCTCGAATTATTTAAAGCTATTGGCTTGGGCTTAGTTCTCCTGCTGCCACTGGCAAACCCATTGACGACAGTGGCCCTATTGCTCGGTTTATCCGGCAATATGACCAGCGAAGAGCGTAACCAGCAGTCGAAAATGGCATCAATCTATGTCTTCTTTATCATGACTGTGGCTTATTACGCCGGTCAGGTCGTCATGAGTACCTTTGGCATTTCCATTCCAGGGTTGCGCATTGCTGGCGGATTGATTGTGGCATTTATTGGTTTTCGAATGCTTTTCCCACAACAATCAACCGAGGATACTCAGTTAGAAGCAAAATCACAGGATTTAAAGAAACGAAAATCTATCAATATCGCCTTTGTTCCATTGGCCATGCCCAGCACCGCAGGGCCAGGAACCATTGCGATGATAATCAGTTCTGCGGCCTCGGTAAAAGGCCATGCGATGTTCAGCCCATGGGTTGTAACAGTAGCGCCGGTACTGATTTTCCTCAGTGTTTCACTGATCCTCTGGGGCTCGCTGCTCAGTTCTGGCGCCATTATGCGCTGGGTCGGTAAAAGTGGCATTGAAGCCATTTCACGGCTGATGGGATTCTTGCTGGTGTGTATGGGCGTGCAATTTATTATTAATGGAGTGCTGGATATTATCGCAAATTACCAGCCTGCCATTGCATAA
- a CDS encoding helix-hairpin-helix domain-containing protein yields the protein MAFTDNERSALLAVKGVGPTVVARLEQLGFTSLAQLGQADMNEIVSSAAAMVGSTCWKNSPQARSAIQAAIDLAKMHSSE from the coding sequence ATGGCATTTACGGATAATGAACGTAGCGCGTTGTTGGCCGTTAAGGGCGTAGGGCCGACCGTTGTTGCCCGTCTGGAGCAACTCGGTTTTACTTCGCTGGCCCAACTTGGTCAGGCTGATATGAATGAAATTGTGAGCAGTGCCGCAGCCATGGTGGGATCAACGTGTTGGAAAAATAGCCCTCAAGCACGCTCGGCAATTCAGGCGGCAATAGACCTGGCCAAAATGCATTCATCAGAGTGA
- a CDS encoding DUF554 domain-containing protein, translating into MVGPFINSAGIILGGILGVLLARHVPKRLQEGLPATFALASISIGIVMVVKVSFMPAVILALIIGTAMGELLSLEQGVKWGANKTRGLLERIIPSRSTLPPQEFAQSFTAMIVLFCASGLGVVGSLTEGITGDFQLLFVKALMDFFTALIFSISLGIALIAIAIPQLLIQIALVLLAKLIMPYMDDIAFADFSACGGIIMIAVGLRIAQIKVFAVVNFLPALLFVVPISYLWRHFMT; encoded by the coding sequence ATGGTTGGCCCATTTATTAACAGCGCTGGAATAATCCTTGGCGGTATTTTGGGGGTATTACTTGCTCGTCATGTCCCCAAACGTTTGCAAGAGGGATTACCAGCAACATTTGCGCTGGCATCCATCTCTATTGGTATTGTGATGGTGGTGAAAGTAAGTTTTATGCCCGCCGTGATTTTGGCATTAATTATCGGGACGGCGATGGGGGAGTTATTATCACTTGAACAGGGTGTGAAATGGGGGGCAAACAAAACCCGTGGCTTATTGGAGCGTATTATTCCTTCACGTAGCACTTTGCCGCCACAGGAGTTTGCCCAAAGTTTTACAGCAATGATTGTGCTGTTTTGTGCCAGTGGGTTGGGGGTTGTTGGTTCTTTAACGGAAGGTATTACTGGTGATTTCCAACTGCTATTTGTGAAAGCCCTGATGGACTTTTTCACCGCACTAATATTTTCCATTTCACTGGGTATTGCGCTGATCGCAATTGCTATCCCTCAGCTACTCATCCAAATCGCGTTGGTTTTACTGGCAAAACTTATTATGCCCTACATGGATGATATCGCTTTTGCTGATTTTTCGGCTTGCGGTGGGATTATTATGATTGCAGTAGGATTACGAATTGCTCAAATTAAAGTATTTGCCGTGGTAAATTTTCTGCCCGCATTACTATTCGTAGTGCCCATCTCTTATTTGTGGCGTCATTTCATGACATAA
- a CDS encoding KTSC domain-containing protein produces the protein MQRQPVTSSRILSIGYDLENRMLEIQFREQGIYQYLGVPERVHQNFMSAVSKGRFFDGVIKGKFLCRKIG, from the coding sequence TTGCAGCGACAACCTGTTACATCCTCCAGAATTTTGTCGATTGGCTATGATCTTGAAAATCGCATGCTGGAGATACAGTTCCGTGAACAAGGGATTTACCAATATCTTGGCGTCCCTGAACGCGTTCACCAGAATTTTATGTCTGCCGTTTCGAAAGGTCGTTTTTTTGATGGCGTAATAAAAGGCAAGTTTTTGTGCCGTAAAATTGGCTAG